One Methylobacterium oryzae DNA window includes the following coding sequences:
- the metX gene encoding homoserine O-acetyltransferase MetX, translating to MDTQTDTALRPDPIDEPARRASERSQALDPRSPVARFAADTPLLTDAGVELAPFQIAYQTAGTLNAARSNAVLICHALTGDQYFAHTHPVTGKPGWWETLVGPGKPIDTDRYFVVCSNVIGSCMGSTGPASIDPATGRPYGLNFPLVTIRDMVRAQAMLLEHLGIRDLFLCIGGSMGGMQVLQWAALYPERVFAAMPIATGARHSAQNIAFHEVGRQAIMADPAWADGRYLEAGTRPAKGLGVARMGAHITYLSEPALHRKFGRRFQGGTAPTFSFNADFQIESYLRHQGLSFVERFDANAYLYLTRAMDYFDLAEDHGGVLANAFRGTKTRFCVISFTSDWLFPTRDSRAIVHALNAAAAPVAFVEVESDKGHDAFLLDEPAMFSAARGFIDAAARARGL from the coding sequence ATGGACACCCAAACGGACACGGCCCTGAGGCCGGACCCGATCGACGAGCCGGCGCGGCGCGCGTCCGAGCGCTCGCAGGCGCTCGACCCGAGGAGCCCGGTGGCGCGCTTCGCCGCCGACACGCCCCTGCTCACCGACGCGGGCGTCGAGCTCGCGCCCTTCCAGATCGCCTACCAGACCGCCGGCACGCTCAACGCCGCGCGCTCGAACGCGGTCCTGATCTGCCACGCGCTGACCGGCGACCAGTACTTCGCCCACACCCACCCGGTGACCGGCAAGCCCGGCTGGTGGGAGACGCTGGTCGGCCCCGGCAAGCCGATCGACACGGACCGCTACTTCGTCGTCTGCTCGAACGTCATCGGCTCGTGCATGGGCTCCACCGGCCCGGCCTCGATCGACCCGGCGACGGGGCGGCCCTACGGGCTGAACTTCCCGCTGGTGACGATCCGCGACATGGTCCGGGCCCAGGCAATGCTGCTGGAGCATCTCGGCATCCGGGACCTGTTCCTGTGCATCGGCGGCTCGATGGGCGGGATGCAGGTGCTGCAATGGGCGGCGCTCTATCCCGAGCGCGTCTTCGCCGCGATGCCGATCGCCACCGGCGCCCGCCACTCGGCGCAGAACATCGCCTTCCACGAGGTCGGCCGGCAGGCGATCATGGCCGACCCCGCCTGGGCGGACGGGCGCTACCTCGAGGCGGGCACCCGGCCCGCCAAGGGGCTCGGCGTCGCCCGGATGGGCGCGCACATCACCTACCTGTCCGAGCCGGCGCTGCACCGGAAGTTCGGCCGGCGCTTCCAGGGCGGCACGGCGCCGACCTTCTCGTTCAACGCCGATTTCCAGATCGAGAGCTACCTGCGCCACCAGGGCCTGAGCTTCGTCGAGCGGTTCGACGCCAACGCTTACCTCTACCTGACCCGGGCGATGGACTATTTCGACCTCGCCGAGGACCACGGCGGCGTGCTCGCCAACGCCTTCCGGGGCACCAAGACCCGCTTCTGCGTGATCTCGTTCACCTCGGACTGGCTGTTCCCGACCCGCGACTCCCGGGCGATCGTCCACGCGCTCAACGCCGCTGCGGCGCCGGTGGCCTTCGTGGAGGTCGAGAGCGACAAGGGCCACGACGCCTTCCTGCTCGACGAGCCGGCGATGTTCTCCGCGGCCCGCGGCTTCATCGACGCCGCCGCCCGGGCGCGCGGGCTGTGA
- a CDS encoding pyridoxal phosphate-dependent aminotransferase: MSAPRPARPEPRPGVLAIDTYVPGKSGRPGGGKVYKLSSNETPLGPSPAALAALHAATSKLETYPDGRATVLRTAIARRYGLDPERIVCGAGSDELLSLLAYAYGGPGTEGIYSEHGFLVYRIAILASGGEPVVAPERDLTVDVDAILARVTDRTRIVYVTNPNNPTGTYLPFDEIRRLHAGLPPHVLLVIDGAYAEYVRANDYSAGLELALEAENVVMTRTFSKIHGLASVRIGWMVAPAHVADAVNRIRGPFNVSGPAIAAGSAAIADEAHMAAAAAHNAEWLPKLTEGARALGLEVTLSVANFLLIHFPDAPGRSAEDADAFLTERGLITRRVTAYGLPNALRVTVAGAEANKAFLAALGDFVRGRHG; the protein is encoded by the coding sequence ATGTCCGCCCCCCGACCCGCCCGTCCGGAACCGCGTCCCGGCGTCCTGGCGATCGACACCTACGTGCCCGGCAAGAGCGGGCGGCCCGGGGGCGGCAAGGTCTACAAGCTGTCCTCCAACGAGACGCCCCTCGGCCCGAGCCCGGCGGCGCTGGCCGCCCTCCACGCGGCGACTTCCAAGCTCGAGACCTACCCGGACGGGCGCGCCACGGTGCTGCGCACCGCCATCGCCCGGCGCTACGGGCTCGACCCCGAGCGGATCGTCTGCGGCGCGGGCTCGGACGAGCTCCTGTCGCTGCTGGCCTACGCGTATGGCGGGCCGGGCACCGAGGGGATCTACTCGGAGCACGGATTCCTCGTCTACCGGATCGCCATCCTGGCCTCGGGCGGCGAGCCCGTGGTCGCGCCCGAGCGCGACCTCACCGTCGACGTCGACGCGATCCTGGCCCGGGTCACCGACCGGACCCGGATCGTCTACGTCACGAACCCCAACAACCCGACCGGCACCTACCTGCCCTTCGACGAGATCCGCCGCCTCCACGCCGGCCTGCCGCCGCACGTGCTGCTGGTGATCGACGGCGCCTACGCCGAGTACGTCCGCGCGAACGACTACTCGGCCGGGCTCGAGCTGGCCCTCGAGGCCGAGAACGTCGTGATGACCCGCACCTTCTCGAAGATCCACGGCCTCGCCTCCGTGCGGATCGGCTGGATGGTCGCGCCGGCGCACGTGGCGGACGCGGTCAACCGGATCCGGGGCCCGTTCAACGTCTCGGGCCCGGCGATCGCCGCGGGCTCGGCCGCCATCGCCGACGAGGCGCACATGGCTGCCGCCGCCGCCCACAATGCCGAGTGGCTGCCGAAGCTCACCGAGGGCGCCCGCGCGCTCGGCCTGGAGGTCACGCTGAGCGTCGCGAACTTCCTGCTGATCCACTTCCCCGACGCGCCGGGCCGCTCGGCGGAGGACGCGGACGCGTTCCTGACCGAGCGCGGCCTCATCACCCGGCGGGTCACCGCCTACGGCCTGCCCAACGCCCTGCGGGTGACGGTCGCCGGGGCCGAGGCGAACAAAGCCTTCCTGGCCGCGCTCGGCGACTTCGTGCGGGGCCGGCATGGCTGA
- a CDS encoding prephenate/arogenate dehydrogenase family protein: MAETSVAGAPGTEAPAIGRLAIVGLGLIGSSIARAARRYGLARTIVAVDRDAAVRARVRELGIADVVTGDPAEGAAGTDLVILCVPVGAIGAAAAEMAPHLKPGAIVSDVGSVKGAVVAAVRPHLPEGVALVPGHPIAGTEFSGPDAGFATLFQGRWCILTPPEGTDPAAIETVRALWAGMGADVETMSAEHHDHVLAITSHLPHLIAYNIVGTAADLEAATQSEVIKFSASGFRDFTRIAASDPTMWRDIFLNNREAVLEMLGRFNEDLSALAKAVRWGDGDALHAMFTRTRAIRRSIVAQGQETAAPDFGRPRPPEE, from the coding sequence ATGGCTGAGACGTCCGTGGCCGGGGCGCCCGGGACCGAGGCGCCCGCTATCGGCCGCCTCGCCATCGTCGGCCTCGGGCTGATCGGCTCCTCGATCGCCCGGGCGGCGCGCCGCTACGGCCTCGCCCGGACCATCGTGGCGGTGGACCGCGACGCGGCCGTGCGCGCCCGGGTGCGCGAGCTCGGCATCGCCGACGTCGTCACGGGCGACCCGGCGGAGGGCGCCGCCGGCACCGACCTCGTCATCCTGTGCGTGCCGGTGGGCGCGATCGGGGCGGCGGCGGCCGAGATGGCGCCGCATCTCAAGCCCGGCGCGATCGTGTCGGATGTCGGCTCGGTGAAGGGCGCCGTGGTGGCGGCGGTCCGGCCGCACCTGCCCGAGGGCGTCGCGCTGGTCCCCGGGCACCCGATCGCCGGGACCGAGTTCTCGGGGCCGGACGCGGGCTTCGCGACCCTGTTCCAGGGCCGCTGGTGCATCCTGACCCCGCCCGAGGGCACCGATCCGGCGGCGATCGAGACCGTCCGCGCCCTGTGGGCGGGGATGGGCGCCGACGTCGAGACGATGAGCGCCGAGCACCACGACCACGTGCTCGCCATCACCAGCCACCTGCCGCACCTGATCGCCTACAACATCGTCGGCACCGCGGCCGACCTCGAGGCGGCGACGCAGTCCGAGGTGATCAAGTTCTCGGCGAGCGGGTTCCGCGACTTCACCCGCATCGCGGCGTCGGACCCGACCATGTGGCGGGACATCTTCCTCAACAACCGCGAGGCGGTGCTGGAGATGCTCGGCCGGTTCAACGAGGACCTGTCGGCGCTCGCCAAGGCGGTGCGCTGGGGCGACGGCGACGCGCTCCACGCGATGTTCACCCGCACCCGGGCGATCCGGCGCAGCATCGTGGCGCAGGGCCAGGAGACCGCGGCCCCGGATTTCGGCCGGCCGCGTCCGCCGGAGGAATAG
- the msrA gene encoding peptide-methionine (S)-S-oxide reductase MsrA yields MALRDTFRTLSRPVLGAGLGLGLAGAVLLPRLPAFAEEAPRRLPEAVTRSAEPPGPRVAVFAGGCFWGVQGVFQHVRGVSGAVSGYAGGTRAEADYRTVSGGGTGHAEAVSVTYDPSVIRYDELLRIFFSVALDPTQVDRQGPDAGRQYRSALFPQDADQARVAGAYIAQLDAAQAYARPVATRIEPGAAFYPAEGYHQDFMALHPGHPYIAANDAPKLEALKQLFPERTAAQPVLVNRPPA; encoded by the coding sequence ATGGCCCTTCGCGACACGTTCCGCACCCTCTCCCGCCCGGTCCTCGGGGCGGGGCTCGGGCTCGGGCTCGCGGGCGCCGTCCTGCTCCCCCGGCTCCCGGCCTTCGCCGAGGAGGCGCCCCGGCGCCTGCCGGAGGCCGTGACCCGCTCCGCCGAGCCGCCGGGGCCGCGCGTGGCCGTCTTCGCCGGCGGCTGCTTCTGGGGCGTGCAGGGGGTGTTCCAGCACGTGCGCGGGGTGAGCGGCGCGGTGTCGGGCTACGCCGGCGGCACCCGCGCGGAGGCCGATTACCGCACCGTGAGCGGCGGCGGGACCGGCCACGCCGAGGCCGTGTCGGTCACCTACGACCCGTCGGTCATCCGCTACGACGAGCTGCTGCGGATCTTCTTCTCGGTGGCCCTCGACCCGACCCAGGTGGATCGCCAGGGACCCGATGCCGGGCGCCAGTACCGCTCGGCCCTGTTCCCGCAGGACGCCGACCAGGCGCGGGTGGCCGGGGCCTACATCGCCCAGCTCGACGCGGCCCAGGCCTACGCGCGGCCGGTCGCCACCCGGATCGAGCCGGGCGCCGCGTTCTACCCGGCGGAAGGCTACCACCAGGACTTCATGGCCCTGCACCCCGGCCACCCGTACATCGCCGCCAACGACGCGCCGAAGCTCGAGGCCCTGAAGCAGCTGTTCCCGGAGCGGACGGCCGCGCAGCCGGTGCTGGTCAACCGCCCGCCGGCTTGA
- the trpB gene encoding tryptophan synthase subunit beta produces MTIAPEPNSFRTGPDERGRFGIFGGRFVAETLMPLILELEAAYDAAKQDPTFQAEMESYGTHYIGRPSPLYYAERLTEHLRAKAPAGQGAKVYFKREELNHTGSHKVNNVLGQILLARRMGKPRIIAETGAGQHGVATATLCARFGLKCVVYMGAVDVARQAPNVFRMKMLGAEVIPVESGTKTLKDAMNEALRDWVTNVADTFYCIGTVAGPHPYPAMVRDFQSVIGRETREQMIAQEGRIPDSLVACIGGGSNAMGLFHPFLDDREVEIFGVEAAGHGVQSGLHAASLTGGKPGVLHGNRTYLLMDGDGQIADAHSISAGLDYPGIGPEHAWLHEMGRVTYLSATDSETLEAFKLCSMLEGIIPALEPAHALSKILELAPQRPAEHLMVLNMSGRGDKDIPQVAEIFGTKI; encoded by the coding sequence GTGACCATCGCCCCCGAGCCCAACTCCTTCCGCACCGGCCCCGACGAGCGCGGCCGCTTCGGCATCTTCGGCGGCCGCTTCGTCGCCGAGACGCTGATGCCGCTGATCCTCGAGCTGGAGGCGGCCTACGACGCGGCCAAGCAGGACCCGACCTTCCAGGCCGAGATGGAGAGCTACGGCACCCACTATATCGGCCGGCCGAGCCCGCTCTACTACGCCGAGCGCCTCACCGAGCACCTGCGCGCCAAGGCGCCGGCGGGGCAGGGCGCCAAGGTCTATTTCAAGCGCGAGGAGCTGAACCATACCGGCTCCCACAAGGTGAACAACGTGCTGGGCCAGATCCTGCTGGCCCGCCGCATGGGCAAGCCGCGGATCATCGCCGAGACCGGCGCCGGCCAGCACGGCGTCGCCACCGCCACGCTCTGCGCGCGCTTCGGCCTCAAGTGCGTCGTCTACATGGGCGCGGTCGACGTCGCCCGGCAGGCGCCCAACGTCTTCCGCATGAAGATGCTCGGCGCCGAGGTGATCCCGGTGGAATCCGGCACCAAGACCCTCAAGGACGCCATGAACGAGGCGCTGCGCGACTGGGTCACCAACGTCGCCGACACGTTCTACTGCATCGGCACGGTGGCGGGCCCGCACCCGTACCCGGCCATGGTCCGCGACTTCCAGTCGGTGATCGGCCGCGAGACCCGCGAGCAGATGATCGCCCAGGAGGGCCGGATCCCGGATTCCCTCGTCGCCTGCATCGGCGGCGGCTCGAACGCCATGGGGCTGTTCCACCCGTTCCTGGACGACCGCGAGGTCGAGATCTTCGGCGTCGAGGCCGCGGGCCACGGCGTCCAGTCGGGCCTGCACGCGGCCTCGCTCACCGGCGGCAAGCCGGGCGTGCTGCACGGCAACCGCACCTACCTGCTGATGGACGGGGACGGCCAGATCGCCGACGCGCACTCGATCTCGGCGGGCCTCGACTATCCGGGCATCGGCCCCGAGCACGCGTGGCTGCACGAGATGGGCCGGGTCACGTACCTGTCGGCGACCGATTCCGAGACGCTGGAGGCGTTCAAGCTCTGCTCGATGCTGGAGGGGATCATCCCGGCCCTGGAGCCGGCCCACGCCCTGTCCAAGATCCTGGAGCTCGCGCCGCAGCGCCCGGCCGAGCACCTCATGGTGCTCAACATGTCGGGCCGCGGCGACAAGGACATCCCGCAGGTGGCCGAGATCTTCGGCACGAAGATCTGA
- a CDS encoding type II toxin-antitoxin system VapC family toxin — MFVDASALTAILTDETDAAALAARLQRALRRVTSPLAVWETGVALARHLDLPVPAAREAVHAYLDLAGIEIVAVPPEAEAGALDAYDRFGKGRHPAGLNFGDCFAYACARAHGIPLLHKGNDFPLTDIETA, encoded by the coding sequence ATGTTCGTGGATGCGTCGGCCCTCACGGCGATCCTCACCGACGAGACGGATGCGGCCGCCCTGGCGGCCCGGCTTCAGCGGGCGCTGCGCCGCGTGACGTCGCCCCTGGCGGTCTGGGAAACCGGCGTGGCCTTGGCGCGCCACCTCGATCTCCCGGTCCCGGCCGCCCGCGAGGCGGTGCACGCCTATCTCGACCTCGCCGGCATCGAGATCGTGGCCGTCCCGCCGGAGGCCGAAGCGGGCGCGCTGGACGCCTACGACCGCTTCGGCAAGGGCCGGCACCCGGCCGGCCTGAACTTCGGCGACTGCTTCGCCTACGCCTGTGCCCGCGCCCACGGCATCCCGCTGCTCCACAAGGGCAACGACTTCCCGCTCACGGACATCGAGACCGCCTGA
- a CDS encoding type II toxin-antitoxin system VapB family antitoxin, which produces MPLYVKDPQVDALAAQLMALLGTSKTDAVRRALQNEIARQTNRPDLVERTADFVRALHERAGPDRKPADAAFIDGLYERT; this is translated from the coding sequence ATGCCGCTCTACGTCAAGGATCCGCAGGTCGACGCCCTCGCGGCCCAGCTCATGGCGTTGCTGGGCACGAGCAAGACCGACGCGGTGCGCCGCGCGCTTCAGAACGAGATCGCCCGCCAGACGAACCGGCCCGATCTCGTCGAGCGGACGGCCGACTTCGTCCGTGCCCTGCACGAGCGTGCCGGTCCGGACCGGAAGCCCGCCGACGCGGCGTTCATCGACGGTCTGTACGAGCGCACCTGA
- a CDS encoding helix-hairpin-helix domain-containing protein — protein sequence MPSDATAFPAEPPPREAQPDPSAQEAAGQAEVDRAEDSAGPRALAILDLNTASVADLNHLRGGGAIGRAIVAKRPYTSVEQLLSKRVLSRSVYEKIKDQVTVR from the coding sequence ATGCCCTCCGACGCGACGGCCTTCCCCGCCGAGCCGCCCCCGCGGGAGGCGCAGCCCGATCCGTCGGCGCAGGAGGCGGCCGGTCAGGCCGAGGTCGACCGGGCGGAGGACAGCGCCGGTCCCCGGGCCCTGGCCATCCTCGATCTCAACACCGCCTCGGTGGCGGATCTCAATCACCTGCGCGGCGGCGGCGCCATCGGCCGGGCGATCGTCGCCAAGCGGCCCTACACGTCGGTGGAGCAGCTGCTGTCGAAGCGCGTGCTCAGCCGGTCGGTCTACGAGAAGATCAAGGATCAGGTGACTGTGCGGTGA
- a CDS encoding ABC transporter ATP-binding protein yields the protein MSGPVPRPGAGLRRRLGERLGKRLGARVGALRYLPTLFREIAAASPRLLAASLSLRLVAACLPVLTLYLAKLILDGIVAEHARPAPEAGLASWLADPGRARLAGLVAAEFGLALLSDLTGRLSSLVETLIGDLYANAASLRLMAHAAELDLAQFEDSAQQDRLERARRQVSGRTGLIGTVFGQLQGLLTLATLAVGVAAFTPWLVVLIAAALVPAVLNEWHFTKAGYRLAWIRSPERRRIDYLRYLGASVETAKEIKLFGLAGYLTGLYAAVAGRLLAENRGLAVARAGWGFAFASLGTLAYYAAYAVIVWRTVAGAFSVGDLAFLAGAFQRLRGGLEGLLLGLTQITGQAQYLEDFYAFFAIRPQIRSPARPAPVPSPIRAGLVFEGVGYRYPGTQVWALRDLSFAVRAGETVALVGGNGAGKTTIVKLMTRLYDPHEGRVLLDGVPLAAYDLDDLRARIGAIFQDFVRFDLTAGENVAVGRIAAADDADRIAAAAARGLAAPVIERLPGGYAQPLGKRFAGGLDLSGGEWQKVALSRAYMREAEILILDEPTAALDARAEHDVFARFRELSAGRTTVLISHRFSTVRMADRILVLEGGRVLEEGSHAALMARGGRYAELFALQAEGYR from the coding sequence ATGAGCGGGCCCGTACCGCGGCCGGGGGCGGGACTGCGTCGGCGGCTGGGTGAGCGACTCGGCAAGCGCCTGGGCGCGCGCGTCGGCGCCCTGCGCTACCTGCCGACCCTGTTCCGGGAGATCGCCGCCGCGAGCCCGCGCCTGCTGGCGGCGAGCCTGTCGCTGCGCCTCGTGGCGGCCTGCCTGCCGGTCCTGACCCTCTACCTCGCCAAGCTGATCCTCGACGGGATCGTGGCCGAGCACGCCCGGCCGGCGCCGGAGGCGGGGCTCGCTTCGTGGCTCGCCGATCCCGGCCGGGCGCGGCTCGCCGGCCTCGTCGCCGCCGAGTTCGGCCTCGCCCTGCTCTCGGACCTGACCGGCCGGCTCTCGAGCCTCGTCGAGACCCTGATCGGCGACCTCTACGCCAACGCGGCCTCCCTGCGGCTGATGGCGCACGCCGCCGAGCTCGACCTCGCCCAGTTCGAGGACAGCGCCCAGCAGGACCGGCTGGAGCGGGCCCGCCGGCAGGTCAGCGGCCGCACCGGCCTCATCGGCACGGTGTTCGGCCAGCTGCAGGGCCTGCTCACCCTCGCGACCCTGGCGGTCGGGGTCGCGGCCTTCACGCCCTGGCTCGTCGTGCTGATCGCCGCCGCCCTGGTCCCGGCGGTGCTCAACGAGTGGCACTTCACCAAGGCCGGCTACCGCCTCGCCTGGATCCGCAGCCCCGAGCGGCGGCGGATCGACTACCTGCGCTACCTCGGCGCCAGCGTCGAGACCGCCAAGGAGATCAAGCTCTTCGGCCTCGCGGGCTACCTCACCGGGCTCTACGCCGCGGTGGCGGGGCGGCTGCTCGCCGAGAACCGCGGCCTCGCGGTCGCCCGGGCCGGCTGGGGCTTCGCCTTCGCGAGCCTCGGGACGCTCGCCTACTACGCCGCCTACGCGGTGATCGTCTGGCGGACGGTGGCGGGCGCCTTCTCGGTGGGCGACCTCGCCTTCCTGGCCGGCGCGTTCCAGCGGCTGCGTGGCGGCCTGGAGGGGCTGCTCCTCGGGCTGACCCAGATCACCGGCCAGGCGCAGTACCTCGAGGACTTCTACGCCTTCTTCGCGATCCGGCCGCAGATCCGCTCGCCCGCGCGGCCCGCGCCGGTGCCGAGCCCGATCCGCGCGGGGCTGGTCTTCGAGGGGGTCGGCTACCGCTACCCGGGCACGCAGGTCTGGGCGCTGCGCGACCTCTCCTTCGCCGTCCGGGCCGGGGAGACGGTGGCGCTGGTCGGCGGCAACGGCGCCGGCAAGACCACGATCGTCAAGCTGATGACCCGGCTGTACGACCCGCACGAGGGCCGCGTGCTCCTCGACGGCGTGCCGCTGGCCGCCTACGACCTCGACGACCTGCGGGCGCGGATCGGGGCGATCTTCCAGGACTTCGTCCGCTTCGACCTCACCGCCGGGGAGAACGTCGCGGTCGGCCGGATCGCGGCCGCCGACGACGCGGACCGCATCGCGGCCGCGGCGGCCCGCGGGCTCGCGGCCCCGGTGATCGAGCGCCTGCCCGGGGGCTACGCCCAGCCGCTGGGCAAGCGCTTCGCCGGCGGCCTCGACCTCTCCGGGGGCGAGTGGCAGAAGGTCGCGCTGTCCCGGGCCTACATGCGCGAGGCCGAGATCCTGATCCTGGACGAGCCGACCGCCGCCCTCGACGCCCGGGCCGAGCACGACGTCTTCGCCCGGTTCCGGGAATTGTCGGCCGGGCGGACGACGGTGCTGATCTCGCACCGCTTCTCCACCGTGCGCATGGCCGACCGCATCCTCGTCCTGGAGGGCGGCCGGGTCCTGGAGGAGGGCAGCCACGCCGCCCTCATGGCGCGGGGCGGCCGCTACGCCGAGCTGTTCGCCCTCCAGGCCGAGGGCTACCGGTAG
- a CDS encoding cell envelope integrity EipB family protein codes for MRLRLFPLLTAGLLVCAGPARAAPPAGPEPEAKPPAPEIVLANHRAVYDLSLAEGGGTRSVESARGRIVIDFRGDACRGYTMQTRQVTELSSGETGARLSDMRSTTFEGGQGREFRFKTTTLTNNKPAAPVDGTASEQGDALTVKLKGGPKPFTVEGPVLFPSEHMRRLIEAARAGQSTLAVKVFDGSDDGRKVYDTFAVIGHAATGPAPASGSTRDKPLRDGSLATMPRWPVRLSYYTEGAGERTPIYTLGFDLYENGVSGALKLDYGDFAILGDMTALDIDAKAGRADREAGKGCTP; via the coding sequence ATGCGCCTGCGCCTCTTCCCACTGCTGACGGCCGGCCTTCTCGTCTGCGCCGGGCCCGCCCGCGCGGCCCCGCCCGCCGGGCCCGAACCGGAGGCCAAGCCGCCGGCGCCCGAGATCGTGCTCGCCAACCACCGCGCGGTCTACGACCTGTCGCTGGCCGAGGGCGGCGGCACCCGCTCGGTGGAGAGCGCCCGCGGGCGCATCGTCATCGACTTCCGGGGCGACGCCTGCCGCGGCTACACGATGCAGACCCGGCAAGTGACGGAGCTGTCCTCCGGCGAGACCGGCGCGCGCCTGTCCGACATGCGCAGCACCACCTTCGAGGGCGGGCAGGGGCGCGAGTTCCGGTTCAAGACGACGACGCTCACCAACAACAAGCCCGCCGCCCCCGTGGACGGGACCGCCTCCGAGCAGGGCGACGCCCTGACGGTGAAGCTGAAGGGCGGCCCCAAGCCGTTCACCGTGGAGGGGCCGGTCCTGTTCCCGAGCGAGCACATGCGCCGTCTGATCGAGGCAGCGCGGGCCGGCCAGTCGACCCTCGCGGTCAAGGTCTTCGACGGCTCGGACGACGGCCGGAAGGTCTACGACACCTTCGCGGTGATCGGCCACGCCGCGACCGGCCCGGCCCCGGCCTCCGGCTCGACCCGCGACAAGCCCCTGCGCGACGGGTCGCTGGCCACCATGCCGCGCTGGCCGGTCCGCCTCAGCTACTACACCGAGGGCGCCGGGGAGCGGACGCCGATCTACACCCTCGGCTTCGACCTCTACGAGAACGGCGTCAGCGGCGCGCTCAAGCTCGATTACGGCGACTTCGCCATCCTGGGCGACATGACCGCCCTCGACATCGACGCCAAGGCGGGGCGGGCCGACAGGGAGGCGGGCAAGGGCTGCACGCCCTGA
- a CDS encoding DUF3572 domain-containing protein, whose protein sequence is MLMNGKPLQGHESAERLALDVLLWIAGDDDRLLPFLAASGLSPDTLRASAREPAFLVGVLDHVMGDENVLVACANGLGIKPERIAAAWQALSPRPDDAWA, encoded by the coding sequence ATGTTGATGAATGGCAAACCTCTTCAAGGGCATGAGTCGGCCGAACGGCTCGCCCTGGACGTTCTGTTGTGGATCGCTGGGGACGACGACCGTCTCCTGCCCTTCCTGGCGGCGAGCGGCCTGAGCCCCGACACGCTCCGCGCGAGCGCCCGGGAGCCGGCCTTCTTGGTCGGCGTCCTCGACCACGTGATGGGCGACGAGAACGTGCTGGTCGCCTGCGCGAACGGCCTCGGGATCAAGCCGGAGCGGATCGCCGCGGCCTGGCAGGCGCTCTCGCCGCGGCCGGACGACGCATGGGCGTGA
- a CDS encoding response regulator: MKKTVLIVEDNELNMKLFNDLLEANGYATLKTAHGIEAIELARAHHPDLILMDIQLPEVSGLEVTKWLKEDDDLKSIPVIAITAFAMKGDEERIREGGCEAYLSKPISVAKFLATVRAYLEPR; encoded by the coding sequence ATGAAGAAGACGGTGCTGATCGTCGAGGACAACGAGTTGAACATGAAGCTGTTCAACGATCTCCTGGAGGCGAACGGCTACGCGACGCTCAAGACCGCCCACGGCATCGAGGCGATCGAGCTGGCGCGCGCCCATCACCCCGACCTGATCCTCATGGACATCCAGCTCCCCGAGGTCTCCGGCCTCGAGGTGACGAAGTGGCTCAAGGAGGACGACGACCTCAAGAGCATCCCGGTGATCGCCATCACGGCTTTCGCCATGAAGGGCGACGAGGAGCGGATCCGCGAGGGCGGCTGCGAGGCCTACCTGTCGAAGCCGATCTCGGTCGCGAAGTTTTTGGCAACGGTTCGGGCCTATCTTGAACCGCGTTGA